In Wolinella succinogenes DSM 1740, a single genomic region encodes these proteins:
- a CDS encoding thiamine pyrophosphate-dependent enzyme: MNEIKNLKQYSKAAERFEGAHLLCPGCAHGMIVREVLNATDDPLILSSATGCLEVSTAVYPYTSWDVPWIHIGFENSSTAVAGAEAMYKALERKGKLYSEKKPKFVAFGGDGSTYDIGFQYISGCFERGHNMTYICLDNEVYANTGGQRSGSTPIGASTTTTPAGRVSYGKKDKKKDILQIMAAHGAPYVAQVAPNKWKDMAKKLKMALETEGPTFINAMSACTTEWKFESNLTVEVSDLAVDSLVFPLYEIINGTELNITYRPKNIVPVRDYLAAQGRFKHLFKKENEHIIEQWQKEVDARWVYLQKREEARV; this comes from the coding sequence ATGAACGAGATTAAGAATCTTAAACAATACTCCAAAGCCGCGGAGCGTTTCGAAGGAGCCCACCTTCTTTGCCCTGGTTGTGCGCACGGCATGATTGTCCGCGAAGTGCTCAACGCCACCGACGATCCTTTGATTCTCAGTAGCGCCACAGGGTGTCTTGAAGTGAGCACCGCCGTTTACCCCTACACCTCTTGGGATGTGCCTTGGATTCACATTGGCTTTGAAAATAGCTCCACCGCAGTCGCAGGAGCCGAGGCGATGTATAAGGCGCTGGAGCGCAAAGGCAAGCTCTACTCCGAGAAAAAGCCCAAATTTGTCGCCTTTGGTGGAGATGGCTCGACCTATGATATTGGGTTTCAGTACATCAGCGGCTGTTTTGAGCGCGGTCACAATATGACTTATATCTGTCTTGATAACGAAGTCTACGCCAACACGGGAGGACAAAGAAGCGGCTCGACCCCTATTGGCGCGAGTACCACCACCACCCCAGCGGGTCGTGTGAGCTATGGAAAGAAAGACAAGAAAAAAGACATTCTCCAAATTATGGCTGCTCATGGTGCTCCCTATGTGGCGCAAGTCGCTCCCAACAAGTGGAAGGACATGGCCAAAAAACTTAAAATGGCGCTTGAAACCGAAGGTCCTACCTTTATCAATGCGATGAGTGCTTGCACCACGGAGTGGAAATTTGAGTCCAACTTGACCGTAGAAGTGAGCGATTTGGCGGTTGATTCTTTGGTCTTCCCTCTTTATGAGATCATCAATGGCACCGAGCTTAATATCACCTATCGACCTAAAAATATTGTTCCTGTGAGAGACTACCTTGCCGCTCAAGGACGATTTAAACACCTCTTTAAAAAAGAGAATGAACATATCATCGAGCAGTGGCAAAAAGAGGTCGATGCTAGATGGGTCTATCTCCAAAAAAGGGAGGAGGCGAGGGTCTAA
- a CDS encoding 2-oxoacid:ferredoxin oxidoreductase subunit alpha, which yields MAEKMELHEIEVWDGNMAATHAMRQARIDVVAAYPITPSTPIVMNYSSFLADGYIDGEFVMVESEHAAMSGCVGAAAAGGRVATATSSQGFALMVEVLYQASGMRLPIVLNVVNRALAAPLNVNGDHSDMYLGRDAGWVNLCTYNPQEAYDFNLMAFKIAEDYDVRLPVMVHQDGFICSHTAQTVRPLQDDEAYAFIGDYKPKNPMLDFSKPATYGAQTEEDWHFEHKARHHNDLMNAFPVIERVFKEFKELTGREYKVIEEYDMEDAEVAIVALGTTVESARIAAKAARAGGIKAGVVSLRVLRPFPYKMIAEALKDCKAAAFLDRSLPAGAMGMLFNECAAALYQFEGSKRPILTNYIYGLGGRDMKQSDLLQIYKEQKQNADAGKLTVPTQQFIGLRGPKLGFN from the coding sequence ATGGCAGAAAAGATGGAATTGCACGAAATAGAGGTGTGGGATGGCAACATGGCGGCGACTCACGCCATGAGACAAGCGAGAATCGATGTAGTGGCGGCGTATCCTATCACGCCCTCCACGCCTATTGTGATGAACTACAGTAGCTTCTTGGCGGATGGCTACATTGATGGTGAATTTGTGATGGTCGAATCAGAGCACGCAGCCATGAGTGGCTGTGTGGGTGCAGCCGCAGCGGGAGGTCGGGTCGCCACCGCGACAAGCTCCCAGGGCTTTGCGCTCATGGTGGAGGTGCTCTATCAGGCTTCAGGGATGCGCCTTCCTATCGTACTGAATGTTGTGAATCGCGCTCTAGCTGCCCCTCTCAACGTGAATGGTGATCACTCTGATATGTATTTGGGTCGAGATGCAGGATGGGTCAATCTCTGCACCTATAACCCTCAAGAGGCTTACGACTTCAATCTCATGGCGTTTAAAATCGCTGAAGATTATGATGTGAGACTGCCTGTGATGGTGCATCAAGATGGATTCATCTGTTCTCACACCGCACAGACCGTGCGACCCTTGCAAGATGATGAGGCTTATGCCTTTATTGGGGACTATAAACCCAAGAATCCTATGCTTGATTTCAGCAAGCCTGCCACCTATGGGGCGCAAACTGAAGAAGACTGGCATTTCGAGCACAAAGCACGCCATCATAATGACCTTATGAATGCTTTCCCTGTGATTGAGCGGGTCTTTAAAGAGTTTAAGGAGCTTACGGGGCGAGAGTATAAGGTGATTGAGGAGTATGACATGGAAGATGCTGAAGTGGCTATCGTCGCACTTGGCACCACTGTTGAATCGGCAAGAATCGCGGCTAAGGCGGCTAGAGCTGGGGGAATCAAAGCGGGTGTGGTTTCACTTCGCGTGCTTCGCCCCTTTCCTTACAAAATGATTGCTGAGGCACTCAAAGATTGCAAAGCCGCGGCCTTCCTTGATCGAAGTCTTCCTGCTGGAGCGATGGGAATGCTCTTTAACGAGTGTGCCGCCGCTCTCTATCAATTCGAGGGCTCTAAAAGGCCTATCCTCACCAACTATATTTATGGCTTGGGCGGACGCGATATGAAGCAGTCAGACCTTTTGCAGATCTACAAAGAGCAGAAGCAAAACGCCGATGCAGGCAAGCTCACCGTTCCCACCCAGCAGTTTATTGGTCTTCGCGGACCTAAACTTGGCTTCAATTAA
- a CDS encoding 4Fe-4S dicluster-binding protein yields the protein MNYKGWNEFEIGSLLFPFEKEGEKNVEKHAEERDYNSDNSYTASTAHWRVEKPVYNPEGCIHCYFCWLYCPDSSILVRSEKMTGVDYVHCKGCGVCVSVCPTNPKSLLMFNDHESEEAALASWPKKEEKK from the coding sequence GTGAACTACAAAGGCTGGAATGAATTTGAAATTGGTTCTCTACTCTTTCCTTTTGAGAAAGAGGGTGAGAAAAATGTCGAAAAGCACGCCGAAGAGAGAGACTATAACTCCGATAACTCCTACACGGCAAGCACAGCGCACTGGCGCGTAGAGAAGCCTGTTTACAATCCTGAGGGCTGTATTCACTGCTACTTCTGTTGGCTCTACTGCCCCGATTCTTCAATTTTGGTGAGAAGCGAGAAGATGACAGGCGTCGATTATGTGCATTGCAAAGGCTGTGGTGTTTGCGTGAGCGTCTGCCCCACCAACCCTAAGTCCCTTTTGATGTTTAACGATCACGAGAGCGAGGAGGCAGCCCTTGCTTCTTGGCCTAAAAAAGAAGAGAAAAAGTAA
- a CDS encoding pyruvate flavodoxin oxidoreductase subunit gamma — MLEIRWHSRAGQGAVTGAKGLADVIAGTGKEVQAFAFYGSAKRGAAMTAYNRIDDQAILNHEKFMNPDYVLVIDPGLTYITDICANEKSSTKYIITTHLSKEELLAKKPDLAGKEVYVLDCIQISLDTLGKAIPNAPMLGAFIKVSGALELDFFLNAFKKVLGKKLPQKVIDANMVAIKRAYDEVK, encoded by the coding sequence ATGCTAGAAATAAGGTGGCATAGCCGCGCTGGTCAGGGCGCGGTGACGGGAGCAAAAGGTTTGGCTGACGTGATCGCTGGAACAGGCAAAGAGGTTCAAGCGTTTGCGTTTTATGGTTCGGCCAAGCGCGGGGCGGCCATGACGGCCTACAATCGAATCGATGATCAAGCGATTCTTAACCACGAAAAATTCATGAATCCCGACTATGTTTTGGTGATTGATCCAGGTTTAACCTATATCACCGACATCTGTGCCAACGAAAAGTCCTCCACCAAATATATTATCACCACCCACCTAAGCAAAGAGGAGCTCCTCGCTAAGAAGCCCGATTTGGCAGGCAAAGAGGTCTATGTGCTAGACTGTATTCAGATTTCGCTCGACACCTTGGGCAAAGCGATTCCTAATGCTCCGATGCTTGGCGCTTTCATCAAGGTCTCTGGAGCGCTTGAGCTTGACTTCTTTTTGAACGCCTTCAAAAAAGTCTTAGGCAAAAAGCTTCCCCAAAAAGTGATTGATGCCAACATGGTCGCCATCAAGCGCGCCTATGATGAAGTGAAGTAA
- a CDS encoding HAD family hydrolase, giving the protein MQNTPVILFDLDGTLIDSTEAVYEGFCVAFEKNGGAIPSQGKVVELIGHTLEDMFLRLGVPEVNITQHVLDYKAHYRIISKPKTNLLPKAREAILEASKFATLGVVTTKTGRFSRELLEYFEVLHFFKSIVGREDVTNAKPHPEPIFKALSEIGIKEVSAWMVGDTPLDLLAAQEAGIKSVAVLSGYAEEEMLRKYTLNVSKDALEAVYYIQRVTQA; this is encoded by the coding sequence ATGCAAAACACCCCTGTGATTCTTTTTGATCTAGATGGAACACTTATCGATTCGACGGAAGCAGTTTATGAGGGGTTTTGTGTCGCCTTTGAGAAAAACGGAGGAGCCATCCCCTCTCAAGGGAAGGTAGTAGAGCTCATTGGACACACTTTAGAGGATATGTTTTTGAGGCTTGGGGTCCCCGAAGTCAATATCACTCAGCATGTGCTTGACTACAAGGCGCACTATCGGATTATTTCCAAGCCCAAGACTAATCTTTTGCCTAAGGCGCGCGAAGCCATCCTTGAAGCGAGTAAATTTGCAACACTTGGAGTGGTTACGACTAAAACAGGACGATTTTCTAGGGAGCTATTGGAGTATTTTGAGGTGCTCCACTTCTTTAAAAGCATTGTCGGTCGCGAGGATGTGACGAATGCCAAGCCTCATCCAGAGCCCATATTTAAGGCGCTTAGCGAGATTGGAATCAAGGAAGTGAGTGCTTGGATGGTGGGAGATACCCCATTGGATCTTTTGGCGGCCCAAGAGGCGGGAATAAAGAGCGTGGCAGTGCTTAGTGGCTATGCCGAAGAGGAGATGTTACGCAAATACACGCTTAATGTCTCTAAAGACGCGCTTGAGGCGGTTTACTACATCCAAAGGGTAACTCAAGCTTAA
- a CDS encoding MATE family efflux transporter, whose protein sequence is MSSIDLSRDSIPKLFFSYFFPALFGLFILSTYVFFDGIFVGRGVGPLGLAAVNLCVPLFYLFMSLEVLFGFGGSALASMALGRGDDEEAREIFSSVALFMLFLSSLLALGLFAYRDSLALWLGAGEKLLPYVKEYLGVIVLAAPIMMVQPLLEAFVRNDRAPYLAMSSMVVGSLSNIVLNYLFIFIFSWGLFGAALATVLGHLIGLLILGGHFYLKRGNIYFSSLRLRFSYVFRAFANGVAPALSEAAAGIVVVLFNLKLMEISKEEGVAIFGAVSYIGVMAVTALVAASQGLQPIASFNHGAGFYDRVRAVFRFSFGITLVLGFVLYALSWSFAPFLAELFFPLDAPLAKESAEAMRIYYAGYLFLGLNILSAVFFQSIGRSLVSFVISLSYNFVFILFWLELLPRFFGLQGIWLSYPLAMISGFLLVLWVIARERKIQTKEPLCKTPL, encoded by the coding sequence ATGTCATCCATCGATCTTTCACGCGATTCTATCCCTAAACTCTTCTTCTCCTATTTTTTTCCTGCGCTCTTTGGGCTCTTCATCCTCTCCACCTATGTGTTCTTTGACGGAATTTTCGTGGGGCGTGGCGTAGGACCTTTGGGATTGGCGGCGGTGAATCTCTGTGTCCCTCTCTTTTATCTCTTTATGAGCCTAGAGGTTCTTTTTGGCTTCGGGGGCTCAGCTCTCGCCTCTATGGCGCTAGGGCGGGGGGATGATGAGGAGGCGAGAGAGATTTTTAGCTCGGTGGCGCTTTTCATGCTCTTTCTCTCCTCATTGCTAGCCCTAGGGCTTTTTGCCTATCGCGATTCTTTGGCGCTTTGGTTGGGGGCAGGAGAGAAGCTGCTACCCTATGTGAAGGAGTATTTGGGGGTGATTGTTCTTGCTGCGCCTATTATGATGGTGCAGCCACTCCTAGAGGCTTTTGTGCGCAACGACCGCGCGCCCTATTTGGCGATGAGCTCAATGGTCGTGGGCTCTTTGAGCAATATTGTGCTCAATTATCTCTTTATCTTTATCTTTTCGTGGGGGCTTTTTGGCGCGGCGCTAGCTACGGTTTTGGGGCATCTTATTGGGCTTTTGATTTTAGGGGGGCACTTCTACTTGAAGCGAGGTAATATCTATTTTTCTTCGCTGAGGCTTCGATTCTCCTATGTCTTTCGCGCTTTTGCCAATGGGGTTGCTCCCGCTTTATCAGAGGCGGCCGCAGGAATTGTGGTGGTTTTGTTCAATCTCAAGCTCATGGAGATATCCAAAGAGGAGGGGGTGGCGATCTTTGGCGCGGTGAGTTACATTGGCGTGATGGCGGTGACCGCACTCGTGGCTGCTTCGCAGGGGCTTCAACCTATTGCAAGCTTCAACCATGGGGCGGGATTTTATGATCGAGTGAGGGCTGTTTTTCGATTCTCTTTTGGGATCACGCTTGTCCTTGGATTCGTGCTTTACGCCCTGTCATGGAGCTTTGCTCCTTTTTTAGCAGAGCTCTTTTTCCCTTTGGACGCCCCTTTGGCAAAAGAGAGCGCGGAGGCGATGCGAATCTACTACGCGGGCTATCTTTTTTTGGGATTGAATATTCTTAGTGCCGTCTTTTTTCAATCCATCGGGCGTTCTTTGGTCTCCTTTGTCATTTCGCTATCGTATAATTTCGTTTTCATCCTCTTTTGGCTGGAGCTACTACCTCGATTCTTCGGATTGCAGGGGATTTGGCTGAGCTATCCATTGGCAATGATCTCAGGCTTTTTGCTGGTGCTCTGGGTGATCGCTAGGGAGAGAAAAATTCAAACTAAGGAGCCTTTATGCAAAACACCCCTGTGA
- the rpsI gene encoding 30S ribosomal protein S9, which produces MAKIYATGKRKTAIAKVWLTPGSGKLTVNGTTLNDWLGGHEAIKMKVMQPLLLTKQEKSVDIVSVTLGGGYSAQAEALRHGISKALSAYDIAFRAILKPKGLLTRDSRVVERKKYGKRKARRSPQFSKR; this is translated from the coding sequence ATGGCAAAGATTTATGCAACCGGAAAAAGAAAAACAGCGATCGCTAAAGTATGGCTCACCCCAGGTAGCGGCAAGCTAACCGTCAATGGAACCACTCTCAATGACTGGCTTGGCGGACATGAAGCGATCAAAATGAAGGTCATGCAACCCCTTCTTCTTACCAAACAAGAGAAGAGCGTCGATATCGTCTCTGTAACACTTGGCGGCGGATATTCTGCTCAGGCTGAGGCTTTGCGACATGGAATCTCCAAGGCACTTTCTGCTTATGACATTGCCTTTAGAGCGATTCTTAAGCCCAAAGGCCTCTTGACTCGAGATTCCAGAGTGGTCGAACGAAAGAAATATGGAAAGCGAAAGGCGCGAAGAAGCCCCCAGTTCTCCAAGAGATAA
- the rplM gene encoding 50S ribosomal protein L13 — MTKMAKANEIKREWVVLDAEGKTFGRLMTQVATLLRGKHRPDYTPHVDCGDFVVIVNASKVVFSGLKLEAKEYFTHSGYFGSTKSQTLQELLEKNPEKLFRLAARGMLPKTKLGRAMLKKLKVYAGAEHPHTAQVTK, encoded by the coding sequence ATGACAAAAATGGCGAAAGCTAATGAAATCAAGCGCGAATGGGTCGTGCTGGATGCCGAAGGCAAGACTTTCGGTCGTCTCATGACTCAAGTGGCTACTCTTCTTAGAGGCAAGCACCGACCTGACTATACCCCTCATGTGGATTGCGGCGATTTCGTCGTTATCGTCAACGCATCCAAGGTGGTTTTCAGCGGTTTGAAACTCGAAGCGAAAGAGTACTTCACGCACTCTGGCTATTTCGGTAGCACTAAATCTCAAACTCTTCAAGAGCTTTTGGAGAAGAATCCTGAGAAGCTTTTCCGACTCGCGGCTAGAGGGATGTTGCCCAAGACCAAGCTAGGTCGAGCGATGCTCAAAAAGCTCAAAGTGTATGCTGGTGCTGAGCATCCCCATACCGCACAAGTAACGAAGTAA
- the argB gene encoding acetylglutamate kinase: MQKRSKIVSILLDSLPHIKLFSGSTMVIKYGGAAQINPTLKEQFAIDIVLLYMLGIKPVIVHGGGKKITDLLGKLGIESKFVEGHRITCIDSMKIVEMVLSGDINKEITSFLNHHGVKAVGISGKDSSLLRAEPKDGGRFGYTGEVKEVKAEIIYNLLEKGFVPVIAPVAEGEEAGHPGYNINADTAASEIAKAIKARKVIFLTDTQGVLDGEGSLMESLTLSEVEENKRSGVINGGMIPKVDACVECVKGGVEKAHIIDGRVEHSLLLELFTSEGIGTEILRD; the protein is encoded by the coding sequence ATGCAAAAGCGTTCCAAAATCGTCAGTATCCTCCTGGATTCTCTTCCTCATATCAAGCTCTTTAGCGGCAGCACGATGGTGATCAAATATGGGGGAGCCGCCCAGATTAATCCCACGCTCAAAGAGCAGTTTGCCATCGATATCGTCCTCCTCTATATGCTCGGAATTAAGCCTGTGATTGTGCATGGCGGAGGCAAGAAGATCACGGATCTTTTGGGAAAGCTAGGAATTGAGAGCAAGTTTGTGGAGGGGCATCGAATCACCTGCATTGATTCAATGAAGATCGTGGAGATGGTGCTAAGCGGCGATATCAATAAAGAGATCACCTCCTTTTTGAATCATCACGGAGTCAAGGCGGTGGGAATCAGCGGCAAAGATTCTTCATTGCTACGAGCCGAGCCTAAAGATGGAGGGCGCTTTGGCTACACGGGCGAAGTCAAAGAGGTGAAAGCAGAGATCATCTATAACCTCCTTGAGAAGGGCTTTGTTCCCGTGATCGCGCCTGTGGCCGAGGGCGAAGAGGCGGGACATCCGGGCTACAATATCAATGCCGACACGGCTGCGAGCGAGATTGCCAAGGCAATCAAAGCACGCAAAGTGATCTTTCTCACCGACACCCAAGGAGTGCTTGATGGCGAGGGGAGCTTGATGGAGAGCTTAACACTCAGCGAGGTGGAGGAGAATAAGCGCTCAGGCGTGATTAATGGCGGGATGATTCCCAAGGTGGACGCTTGCGTGGAGTGCGTCAAAGGAGGCGTAGAGAAGGCACACATCATCGATGGTCGTGTCGAACACTCGCTTCTTTTGGAGCTTTTCACTAGCGAGGGAATTGGCACGGAAATCTTGCGAGACTAG
- the arsS gene encoding arsenosugar biosynthesis radical SAM (seleno)protein ArsS (Some members of this family are selenoproteins.) yields MMEYCPSDYALQFSWEESPSCETLYVVGGLYGNFQALQALKSLVEPEALVVFNGDIHWFDASVESFVRIEEGIADYILLNGNVEVELARQEKSEAGCGCFYPSWTSSLTVKWANAIHERLRERVDSSLRGYKERLGARAKNIGLWVGGKKVAVTHGDEKSLAGWMCSKENLQNPKRQRELEDWLKENEVSILASSHTCGAALLALPHGVVINNGAAGLPNFPSLGSGVITRISTQKAPFQRLYGTYFEGLFIDAIELNYDSEAFIKEFRAIWGEDSPAFLSYGERIERGNPATPKEALVVSYSDSTPFGERISDSLKETQKLHTMQLNLGKVCNLACRHCHVEAGPNRREQMSQEVMKKALELFVRHGFETLDITGGAPEMNPHFEWLIHEGSKVASRLIVRTNLVILKESPWEHLAEFYAKHKVELVASLPEVSEEEVDRVRGRGVYGDSIEVIKRLNALGYGKNPDLKLDFVYNPSGPFLPPRVMELERLYKEQLFEKEEIFFHRLLSMNNIPIGRFRDSLERSGELLEYETLLRTHFNPSATPHLMCRSQISVSYEGRIYDCDFNQMLSLEAQGAKSLEEMLIQKSLKRRVVFGEHCYACTAGLGSSCQGVIAPEPL; encoded by the coding sequence ATGATGGAGTACTGTCCTAGCGACTACGCTCTTCAATTTTCTTGGGAAGAATCGCCCTCGTGTGAGACGCTCTATGTGGTCGGAGGGCTTTATGGGAATTTTCAGGCGCTTCAAGCCCTTAAATCCCTTGTTGAGCCTGAGGCTCTGGTGGTGTTTAATGGAGACATTCACTGGTTTGATGCAAGCGTTGAGTCATTTGTGAGAATCGAAGAGGGAATCGCCGACTATATTCTGCTCAATGGCAATGTTGAAGTGGAGCTGGCGCGCCAAGAGAAGAGTGAGGCAGGGTGTGGCTGCTTCTATCCTTCTTGGACCTCCTCGCTTACGGTTAAGTGGGCGAATGCGATTCATGAAAGGTTGCGCGAGAGGGTCGATTCTTCTTTGAGGGGGTATAAAGAGCGTTTGGGTGCACGCGCTAAGAATATTGGGCTTTGGGTCGGAGGCAAAAAGGTGGCGGTGACGCATGGGGATGAAAAGAGTCTAGCGGGCTGGATGTGCTCCAAAGAGAATCTTCAAAACCCCAAGCGACAGAGGGAGTTAGAGGATTGGCTCAAAGAGAATGAAGTGAGCATTTTGGCCTCCTCGCACACTTGCGGGGCGGCTTTGCTAGCCCTTCCTCATGGCGTGGTGATCAACAATGGGGCTGCGGGGTTACCCAATTTCCCCTCGCTTGGTTCGGGAGTTATTACGCGCATCTCCACTCAAAAAGCTCCTTTTCAAAGGCTCTATGGCACCTATTTTGAGGGGCTATTCATTGATGCCATCGAGCTAAATTACGATTCAGAGGCGTTCATCAAAGAGTTTCGCGCCATCTGGGGGGAGGATTCTCCTGCTTTTCTCTCCTATGGAGAGCGAATAGAGCGCGGAAATCCCGCCACCCCCAAGGAAGCCTTGGTGGTCTCTTATTCCGATTCCACTCCCTTTGGGGAGCGAATCTCTGATTCCTTGAAAGAGACCCAAAAGCTCCACACCATGCAGCTCAATCTAGGCAAAGTGTGCAACCTTGCCTGTCGCCACTGCCATGTGGAAGCAGGGCCCAACCGCAGGGAGCAGATGAGCCAAGAAGTGATGAAAAAGGCTTTAGAGCTTTTTGTTCGACACGGCTTTGAGACGCTGGATATTACAGGGGGAGCACCTGAGATGAATCCGCACTTTGAGTGGCTCATCCATGAGGGATCCAAGGTCGCCTCTCGCCTCATTGTGCGCACCAATTTGGTGATTTTAAAAGAGTCGCCATGGGAGCATTTGGCGGAGTTTTATGCCAAACACAAAGTCGAACTCGTCGCATCACTTCCTGAGGTGAGCGAGGAGGAGGTGGATAGGGTGCGAGGAAGGGGGGTTTATGGAGATTCTATTGAAGTGATCAAACGGCTCAATGCGCTGGGTTATGGGAAAAATCCCGACTTGAAGCTCGATTTTGTCTACAATCCAAGCGGTCCCTTTTTACCCCCTAGGGTGATGGAGCTAGAGCGCCTTTACAAGGAGCAGCTCTTTGAAAAAGAGGAGATTTTCTTCCATCGGCTTTTGAGCATGAACAATATTCCCATCGGACGATTCCGTGATTCTTTAGAGAGGTCAGGTGAGCTCCTAGAATATGAGACGCTTCTTAGAACCCACTTCAATCCAAGCGCCACCCCCCACCTCATGTGCCGCTCTCAAATCTCCGTCTCCTATGAGGGGCGAATCTATGATTGCGACTTTAACCAGATGCTCTCTTTGGAGGCGCAAGGGGCGAAGAGTCTAGAGGAGATGCTTATCCAAAAGTCGCTAAAGCGCCGTGTGGTTTTTGGTGAGCACTGTTATGCTTGCACCGCGGGGCTTGGCTCTAGTTGCCAAGGGGTGATAGCGCCAGAGCCTCTTTGA
- a CDS encoding sodium:solute symporter, which yields MEHYGLYFWGFLAIYGIVMYLLSPRAQTIGSFFNGESALGKSISMPLLTSSIFISWIFAKSITNAANLGAKYGIVGGIAYATYWLCIPIAGLAIYRLRTKFGARGLVEFLTTHYGQWAAFAFSAAILIRLFNEVWSNTAVVGGYYGASGSQGFIIAALLFTLITLLYSLRGGLRGSIMTDVAQALIFILLLAWVMGDILPQNTLPTLLGTGDWRLEAGVDLLLVAALQLFSYPFHDPVLTDRGFICEEKTMLRAFVISGILGFIAIVLFSFVGIHAKLIGLTASGNVPAALAGSMGTGALLVMTVVMVIAAGSTLDSTFSSLSKLVGRDLAELLGKNLGAKAIGVGMIAMVIFAIFGNIPMFLGTDILKATTISGTMVIGLAPVFMLHGWIRPTPLGFHLSFWLGIALGIWLVLGGLPEFLKIGEGDSAMLLGVNFYGLILCVIAYWLPSLWKNR from the coding sequence ATGGAACACTACGGTCTCTATTTTTGGGGATTCTTGGCGATTTATGGAATCGTCATGTATCTCCTCTCTCCGCGCGCGCAAACCATTGGAAGCTTTTTCAATGGCGAGAGTGCCCTTGGAAAAAGCATCTCTATGCCCCTGCTTACAAGCAGTATTTTTATTAGTTGGATTTTTGCTAAGTCCATCACCAATGCGGCCAACTTGGGTGCGAAGTATGGGATTGTGGGTGGAATCGCCTATGCAACTTATTGGCTTTGCATTCCCATCGCTGGGCTAGCCATCTATCGCCTGCGCACCAAGTTTGGCGCTAGAGGGCTGGTCGAATTTTTGACGACCCACTATGGGCAGTGGGCTGCATTTGCTTTCAGTGCCGCGATTCTTATTCGCCTCTTTAATGAGGTTTGGAGCAACACAGCGGTAGTGGGGGGTTATTATGGGGCAAGCGGGAGCCAAGGATTCATCATCGCCGCGCTTCTTTTCACACTCATCACACTCCTTTACTCTCTAAGGGGAGGACTTAGAGGCTCTATCATGACGGATGTCGCGCAGGCGCTCATCTTTATCCTGCTCCTAGCCTGGGTGATGGGTGATATTTTGCCTCAAAACACTCTCCCCACTCTTCTTGGCACAGGGGATTGGAGATTGGAGGCGGGAGTCGATCTGCTCCTTGTGGCCGCGCTTCAGCTCTTTAGTTACCCTTTTCATGATCCCGTGCTCACGGATCGAGGGTTCATCTGTGAAGAAAAGACGATGTTGAGGGCGTTTGTGATTTCGGGGATTTTAGGATTTATCGCCATCGTGCTTTTTAGTTTTGTAGGGATTCATGCCAAGCTTATCGGGCTTACAGCCAGCGGAAATGTTCCAGCCGCACTAGCGGGTTCGATGGGGACGGGGGCGCTTTTAGTGATGACTGTCGTCATGGTGATTGCGGCGGGATCGACTCTTGATTCGACCTTCTCTAGTCTCTCTAAGCTTGTGGGCAGGGATTTGGCAGAGCTTTTAGGGAAGAATCTAGGCGCTAAGGCTATTGGGGTGGGGATGATCGCCATGGTCATTTTTGCGATTTTTGGGAATATTCCTATGTTCTTGGGGACGGATATTTTAAAAGCGACCACGATTAGCGGGACGATGGTGATCGGGCTAGCGCCAGTGTTCATGCTGCATGGCTGGATTCGTCCTACGCCTCTTGGATTTCATTTGAGCTTTTGGCTGGGTATTGCCCTTGGAATCTGGCTAGTGCTGGGGGGATTGCCTGAGTTTCTTAAGATCGGAGAGGGAGATTCGGCGATGCTTTTGGGGGTCAATTTTTATGGACTGATTCTCTGCGTGATTGCCTATTGGCTCCCTTCGCTTTGGAAAAATCGATGA